In Oryza sativa Japonica Group chromosome 2, ASM3414082v1, the following are encoded in one genomic region:
- the LOC4329526 gene encoding heat stress transcription factor A-3 — translation MDHNTDPPPTTMVDAAAALLLEPKLEGYDDDGGGEPLQPAPFVSPLDQLMQPPRPLEALLQGPQLPPFLSKTYDLVCEPELDGVISWGHAGNSFVVWDPSAFARDVLPHHFKHNNFSSFVRQLNTYGFRKVHADRWEFAHEDFLRHSKHLLKKIVRRRSSPTQQSGLQPGSSGESGLDPELNTLRREKSALLQEVTRLKQEHLQTIEQMSTLNQRLESAEDRQKQMVSFLAKLLQNPTFLRQLKMHRQQKEIDSTRVKRKFLKHVPHGNIDSGESSSQHTGESNLDFSPTSLDLPATHSDILDLQNFLLEDGDLNLAMLPENIGLDGIEAPDDIGALVQGFDTQEELELGSGVELLEIPPASGPRGQDPTIGRSKGKNVLSPGLDATSSEADCLGSFSDNMGMLSDSMLQTAGKLMDADDDERIWGVDASSALQSSCSGTSQQAYGSLVSDPYLMEMANKPEKFWELDFQALDDGDLQLDKCVIDDPALQQQRGNMNS, via the exons atGGACCACAACACCGACCCTCCTCCGACCACCATggtggacgccgcggcggcgctgctgctggaGCCCAAGCTGGAGGggtacgacgacgacggcggcggcgagccgctgcagccggCCCCGTTCGTCTCTCCGCTGGACCAGCTGAtgcagccgccgcggccgctggAGGCGCTGCTGCAGGGGCCGCAGCTGCCGCCGTTCCTGTCCAAGACGTACGACCTGGTGTGCGAGCCGGAGCTGGACGGGGTCATCTCCTGGGGCCACGCCGGCAACAGCTTCGTCGTCTGGGACCCCTCCGCCTTCGCGCGCGACGTGCTCCCCCACCACTTCAAGCACAACAACTTCTCCAGCTTCGTCCGGCAGCTCAACACCTAT GGTTTTCGCAAGGTTCATGCTGATAGATGGGAGTTTGCTCATGAGGATTTCCTACGACATAGCAAACATTTGTTGAAGAAGATTGTCCGGCGCAGGTCCTCACCAACACAACAAAGTGGTCTTCAGCCTGGCTCTTCTGGTGAATCCGGTTTAGACCCTGAACTCAACACACTGAGAAGGGAGAAGAGTGCATTGCTTCAGGAGGTGACCAGGCTGAAGCAAGAGCACCTTCAGACAATTGAACAAATGAGCACGCTGAATCAGAGGCTAGAATCAGCGGAAGATCGGCAGAAACAGATGGTCTCTTTCTTGGCCAAGCTCCTCCAGAACCCAACTTTCCTGAGGCAACTTAAGATGCACAGACAGCAAAAGGAAATCGACTCCACCAGAGTGAAAAGGAAATTCCTCAAGCATGTACCACATGGCAACATTGACTCAGGTGAGTCCAGCTCACAACACACTGGAGAGAGCAATTTAGATTTCTCCCCTACGTCCCTGGACCTTCCAGCCACGCACAGTGACATCTTAGACCTTCAGAattttcttttggaagatgGGGACCTCAATCTTGCCATGCTGCCAGAGAACATAGGACTTGATGGAATCGAAGCACCAGACGACATCGGGGCGTTGGTTCAGGGATTTGACACACAGGAGGAACTTGAGCTTGGTAGCGGAGTTGAGCTACTGGAAATACCTCCAGCTTCTGGTCCTCGTGGCCAAGATCCCACGATTGGCAGATCCAAGGGAAAGAATGTATTGTCTCCAGGATTGGATGCTACCTCTTCTGAAGCTGATTGCCTCGGATCATTTTCTGACAATATGGGGATGCTTTCTGACTCCATGTTACAAACAGCGGGTAAATTGATGGATGCAGATGATGACGAGCGAATTTGGGGCGTCGATGCTTCGTCGGCTTTACAAAGTTCTTGCAGTGGCACTAGTCAGCAAGCATATGGTAGTCTTGTTAGTGATCCCTATCTGATGGAGATGGCTAATAAGCCTGAAAAATTCTGGGAGCTCGATTTTCAGGCACTGGATGATGGAGATCTGCAGCTGGACAAGTGTGTTATCGATGACCCTGCTCTTCAGCAACAGAGAGGAAATATGAATTCGTAG